The following are encoded together in the Actinoplanes sp. N902-109 genome:
- a CDS encoding DUF6082 family protein — MPRSLKSAIFFAIPFLVLSVVLPTLFVMRGHANLEQLSNYAQFLGAIFAAAGIVGIAVGIFYQAEQTRFAVRHAMQERLNSSYALGIERPDVLAPLFGGVVTKMSSTERQLYLATTMLLRDLRMGVSVGAIKKERLQAGAIKNFFATAEMRNYWQVTRMDWLNNVQDDSDRQFAQIFDDEWREVVALTEVNSESCSTGCFEHSTSPDDPASVVCPLDRSTVGEMTEV; from the coding sequence ATGCCAAGATCCTTGAAATCGGCGATTTTCTTCGCGATCCCCTTCCTTGTTCTGTCGGTCGTTTTGCCAACCCTCTTCGTGATGCGTGGCCACGCAAATCTGGAGCAGCTTTCAAACTACGCCCAATTTCTTGGCGCAATCTTCGCCGCTGCCGGGATTGTTGGGATCGCGGTCGGCATATTTTATCAAGCGGAACAGACAAGATTTGCTGTTCGGCACGCAATGCAGGAGAGGCTCAACAGCTCATACGCGCTCGGTATCGAGAGGCCCGACGTGCTTGCGCCTCTCTTCGGTGGGGTGGTGACCAAGATGAGCTCCACGGAGAGGCAGCTGTATCTGGCTACCACCATGTTGTTGCGGGATTTGCGCATGGGGGTTTCGGTGGGAGCCATCAAGAAAGAAAGGTTGCAAGCGGGGGCCATCAAGAACTTTTTCGCCACTGCTGAGATGCGCAACTACTGGCAAGTAACGCGCATGGACTGGCTCAACAACGTTCAAGACGATTCGGACCGGCAGTTCGCTCAGATTTTTGATGATGAATGGCGTGAAGTCGTAGCACTGACGGAAGTCAACAGTGAGAGCTGTTCAACCGGCTGTTTCGAACACAGCACTTCACCTGATGACCCTGCATCAGTGGTCTGCCCCCTCGACAGGTCGACGGTCGGCGAGATGACAGAGGTGTGA
- the msrA gene encoding peptide-methionine (S)-S-oxide reductase MsrA codes for MFLRYKKLDLPTSDQALPGRFIEMPVADTHTVLGTPLKGPWPAGLETAVFGMGCFWGAERIFWRLPGVYSTSVGYAGGFTENPTYEETCSGATGHAEVVQVVYDPAKIAYEDLLKAFWENHDPTQGMRQGNDVGTQYRSAIYTTTPEQAKIAQTSLEAFQPVVTKAGHGTITTEIKPLGKYYYAEDYHQQYLSDSKNPGGYCTHGPNGMTCPVGVAKVAQ; via the coding sequence GTGTTCCTGCGGTACAAGAAGCTCGACCTGCCCACCTCTGACCAGGCTCTCCCGGGCCGGTTCATCGAGATGCCGGTGGCCGACACGCACACGGTGCTCGGGACCCCGCTCAAGGGCCCCTGGCCGGCCGGTCTGGAGACAGCCGTGTTCGGCATGGGCTGTTTCTGGGGAGCTGAGCGCATCTTCTGGCGCCTGCCCGGCGTCTACTCGACCTCGGTCGGATACGCGGGCGGCTTCACCGAGAACCCGACGTACGAGGAGACCTGCTCGGGCGCGACCGGCCACGCCGAGGTCGTCCAGGTCGTCTACGACCCCGCCAAGATCGCCTACGAGGACCTGCTGAAGGCGTTCTGGGAGAACCACGACCCGACCCAGGGCATGCGCCAGGGCAACGACGTCGGCACCCAGTACCGGTCGGCGATCTACACCACCACCCCGGAGCAGGCGAAGATCGCCCAGACCTCGCTCGAGGCGTTCCAGCCGGTGGTCACCAAGGCCGGCCACGGCACCATCACCACCGAGATCAAGCCGCTCGGCAAGTACTACTACGCCGAGGACTACCACCAGCAGTACCTGTCCGACAGCAAGAACCCGGGCGGCTACTGCACCCACGGCCCCAACGGCATGACCTGCCCGGTCGGCGTCGCGAAGGTCGCCCAGTAG
- a CDS encoding HIT family protein, whose amino-acid sequence MADCLFCGIVAGTVPAFKVVDVPEGVGFLDVRPVFKGHVLIVPRAHVVQLTDLALDVLPGYFGLVQKVAAAVPKALGSQGTFVANNNVVSQSQPHLHFHVVPRTKGDGLRGFFWPRHKYASDEEAASYADRIAATLG is encoded by the coding sequence ATGGCTGACTGCCTCTTCTGCGGCATCGTGGCGGGCACCGTTCCCGCGTTCAAGGTCGTCGACGTGCCGGAGGGGGTCGGGTTCCTCGACGTGCGCCCGGTGTTCAAGGGCCATGTCCTGATCGTCCCGCGCGCTCACGTCGTACAGCTGACCGATCTGGCTCTTGATGTGCTGCCCGGATATTTCGGACTCGTTCAGAAAGTCGCCGCTGCCGTTCCCAAGGCACTCGGCTCGCAGGGCACCTTCGTGGCCAACAACAACGTGGTGTCGCAGTCCCAGCCGCACCTGCATTTCCATGTGGTGCCCCGGACAAAGGGTGACGGACTACGCGGATTCTTCTGGCCCCGGCACAAGTACGCCTCCGACGAGGAAGCGGCCTCCTACGCTGACCGCATAGCCGCAACCCTCGGGTAA
- a CDS encoding cystathionine gamma-synthase: protein MTGNEYGFDTLAIHAGQEPDPRTGAVVPPIFQTSTYAQDAVGSPRLGYEYSRSGNPTRDALQECLAAIEGGRRGLAFASGLAAEDTLLRAVCQPGDHVVIPDDAYGGTFRLFSKVAENWGLDWTAVPLHDLDAVRAAFRPGHTRLIWAETPTNPLLNIADITALGALAHEYDAMLAVDNTFASPYLQQPIALGADVVIHSTTKYLGGHSDVVGGALVTADDGLGERLAFHQNAMGAVNGPFDAWLTLRGIKTLGVRMDRHCDNAERIVAFLQGHPKVAEVLYPGLESHAGHETAAKQMSRFGGMVSFRARGGRDQAIEICNRTKLFILAESLGGVESLIEHPGQMTHLSAAGSPLEVPADLVRLSVGIETADDLLADLEQALG, encoded by the coding sequence ATGACGGGTAACGAGTACGGCTTCGACACTCTCGCGATCCACGCCGGGCAGGAACCGGATCCCCGGACGGGCGCGGTGGTGCCGCCGATCTTCCAGACGAGCACGTACGCGCAGGACGCGGTCGGCTCGCCCCGGCTGGGCTACGAGTACAGCCGCTCGGGCAACCCGACCCGCGACGCCCTGCAGGAATGCCTCGCCGCGATCGAGGGTGGCCGTCGTGGCCTCGCGTTCGCCAGCGGGCTCGCCGCCGAGGACACGCTGCTGCGCGCGGTCTGCCAGCCCGGCGACCACGTGGTGATCCCGGACGACGCCTACGGCGGCACGTTCCGGCTGTTCAGCAAGGTGGCCGAGAACTGGGGGCTGGACTGGACCGCGGTGCCGCTGCACGACCTCGACGCGGTGCGCGCCGCCTTCCGCCCCGGGCACACCCGCCTCATCTGGGCCGAGACGCCCACCAACCCGCTGCTCAACATCGCCGACATCACCGCACTGGGTGCCCTCGCGCACGAGTACGACGCGATGCTGGCCGTCGACAACACCTTCGCCTCGCCGTACCTGCAGCAGCCCATCGCGCTGGGCGCCGACGTGGTGATCCACTCCACGACGAAGTACCTCGGTGGGCACTCCGATGTCGTCGGGGGCGCGCTGGTGACCGCGGACGACGGGCTGGGCGAGCGGCTGGCGTTCCACCAGAACGCGATGGGCGCGGTCAACGGTCCGTTCGACGCCTGGCTCACCCTGCGGGGCATCAAGACTCTGGGCGTACGGATGGATCGGCACTGTGACAACGCCGAGCGGATCGTGGCGTTCCTGCAGGGCCATCCGAAGGTGGCCGAGGTTCTGTACCCCGGTCTTGAGTCGCATGCCGGACATGAGACCGCGGCCAAGCAGATGTCACGCTTCGGCGGCATGGTGTCCTTCCGCGCCCGGGGCGGCCGTGACCAGGCCATCGAGATCTGCAACCGGACAAAACTGTTCATCCTTGCGGAGTCGCTGGGCGGCGTCGAGTCGCTCATCGAGCACCCCGGGCAGATGACACACCTCAGCGCGGCGGGCTCACCGCTTGAAGTCCCCGCCGATCTCGTGCGACTGTCTGTCGGCATCGAAACCGCTGACGATCTGCTCGCCGATCTGGAGCAGGCGCTCGGCTGA